The Corynebacterium simulans genome contains a region encoding:
- a CDS encoding DIP1984 family protein: MLLAEALAERAQAQERLNSLHERLLAVVRVQEGDTPEEDPQELLRELDGVTGRIDELVQAINATNIATVFDEKMNLMEALALRDGLVRKRRIYHDLAQRAGTRSDRYSRNEIKFVSTISVADMRKRVDDLSKQYRELDTRIQQLNWNTELKNG, translated from the coding sequence ATGCTGCTAGCTGAGGCATTGGCGGAGCGCGCCCAGGCGCAAGAGCGTCTCAATAGCCTGCACGAGCGGCTGCTCGCTGTGGTTCGCGTGCAGGAAGGCGATACCCCGGAGGAGGATCCGCAGGAGCTGCTGCGCGAGCTCGACGGCGTGACCGGGCGCATCGATGAGCTGGTGCAGGCCATTAATGCGACAAATATCGCCACCGTCTTCGATGAGAAGATGAACTTAATGGAGGCCCTCGCTCTGCGCGACGGCCTTGTGCGCAAGCGCCGCATCTACCATGACTTGGCGCAGCGGGCGGGCACACGCTCGGATCGTTATTCCCGCAACGAGATTAAGTTTGTCTCCACCATCTCGGTGGCGGATATGCGCAAGCGTGTCGACGATCTGTCTAAGCAGTACCGCGAGTTAGATACCCGCATCCAGCAGCTGAACTGGAATACCGAACTGAAAAACGGATAG